The following DNA comes from Pirellulales bacterium.
CCGCCTTACTAAAAGCAACTAACCGAACGTCAAATTAGTCTACTCAATTTGGCGGGAATACACAACTTTTTATTGATCGCACGGGTGATACTGCCCAGCTGCGACAAACATCCCCAACGCCGAAGGCGTTGCACAACAAAGCCCAGGGTTGTCCGGCAACCCTGGGTAACGTGATTTAGGCCCGGAGGACCGTCAGGCAATAGCCCCGATCGTCAGATCGGGGTTCAGAGGGCATTAAAACAATTCGAGGTCCGAAGGACCGGCACAGAAGGTAGCGGTCCTCCGGACCTCATTCATTTTTTGTTCCATCACACCGCAACCTCACGGTTGCGGCTATTTCCTGTCGGGCCTCCGGCCCTCAGGCAGAGAACGTACGGCGCTGCGCTGACCCTGGGCTGTGTTGTTCAACGCCTTCGGCGTTAATTCGGCAATTGCCAACTCTTAATTTCTGCATGGGTGCCGCCTACCGCTTGCTGACGCGCGCGGCTCTACATCTAAATTCTTCTTTGCGTCTCTGCGTCTCTGCGCGAGAAATGCCTGGGGCCGCCGCCTACCGCTTGCTGACGCGCGGGGCTCTATGTCATCGCACTGGCATCACTGCCTGCTGCCTGCCGCCCGCGGCCGACCTGTCTTAATTGCCGCTCCGCTGAAACTCGTACAGCACTTGGGCGGAGCCGCGGCTGGCGTCGAACGACTTCGGGTATTTTTGACCCTTCAGGTCGTAGCAGACCCGTAGCGAATTTCCCTGGGCATCGTAAATGCCTTTGAACCGGCCGCCGAAGGTTCCGGCCGGCGTGTCGTGATGAAACACGTCGATGTGCTTTTGCTCCAGGTCGAGCTTGAACACATACGGCACCGCCGCCGATTGCCCGTTCAGACGAACGGTATATTGACTGCCGCTGACAATCCACTGCATATCCGCCATCTGCGCCGTTCCATTGGCCATGCACGAAACCAGTTTCCAAGTTCCCTGCCAAGCTTGCGTATCGTCCCCCGCCGAACTGGCATAACTCACACTCCACCCGGCAAACAAACTAACGAACAGAACAATTTTGAACCGGCGCATGGTGATATCTCCCGACAAATAGATGCTTCCTCTGAATCTATTCAACTATAGCCCACCGCTTGCCACTGGCTCTGCCAGTGCCGGCCCGGCCCATTCTGCACGCTGCAATCTGCACTCTGCAATTGCCGTTGGACCCTCTGTTCCCCTCGGTTCTCTCCTGTGTTATTCTGCCTTCTGCTTTCTGCCTTCTAATCACCGCTTACTCACACGCGCGGCTCCAATTGTTGTCGCCACTCAACACTCACCCTTCACCACTCACTTCCTCACCACTCACCTCCTCACCCACACATGTCAACTGCCGAAGCTGAAACCCAAATCTGGACCGGCAACCCCTCGCAATGGGCCGGCTTGGGCACGTACTTCTGGTGCGTGCTGCTGGCGATTATTTTCGGCGTTGCCGCCGTGCTCGTGCATCCTTATTTCTGGCTCGGTTTGCTCCTGCCGTTACTGATCGCCTTTACAAAATTCTGCCGCATTAAAGCCACACGTTACACGCTCACCAGCCAGCGGCTGAAAATTTACACGGGCATTGTCGATCGCAAAGAAGTCGAAATCGAATTGTTCCGCCTCCGCGATTTATCCATGGATCAATCCTTCCTGCAGCGCCTGGTCAACGTCGGCACGGTCGAGGCGCTTTCCAGCGACAAAGACGCGCCGGGCATTTTCCTGAGATGGGTGAACAAGCCCGACGTGGTGAAAGATTTGCTCCGCACTCACATCATGCAGTCGCGCCAAGCCACCGGCACCCGTGACATCGATCTGACCAACACAACCAACTGACGATTGGCCCGCTCCATTTGGCGGTGATGCGCTGAATTGACCGGCCGGTCGCAACAAAAGCGTGAAATATACATTCTGGCGAGCAGAGCCGGGTGGTGGGCCAATTTGAACATAGCCCGACTGTGTCAGTCGGGAAAAGCGGCTGTCGGAATTTCAAATTGTCCCACCACCCAGAGCCGCGACCGCGAGGAAGCGGCTCTTTCTTTTTTCGCACTGCCATAGCTCTCTCTAAAAAAATTCTCTGAGAGAATTGGGCCACTCACATGGTAATATGTACACTCTCAATCTTTCAAAATAGAAAACTGGCTTGATATGCTCCGGCTCAACCAACCCATCCGCCGTTTTCCCGTCGGTTTTCCACCCTTTTCAAATCTGTTTTTCACCCTTTTTTCCCGTTTTCTCCAGACACATGAACAGCCACACCCAAACATTCACGCCAGCCAACGACCGCGCCGAACTGGTCATGGCACAACTTGAAGACGCATCCACCCGCATGCTGGCCCCACGCCAGGCGTCCCCGCCGGCCATCGTCGTTCACCAGCGCGATCCGCTCGGGCGCTTCACCCCAGGCTGTCCGCCCGGTCCCGGACGTCCTCGCAAACTTGCCCCGCGACATTTCGTCACGCCGCTCAGCCTGTACCAGCGCGTGCTGGACATGCACGATTCGGTCAACACCTGGAACAATGTCATCCAGCGGCTCGGCCCAGCGGCTGCGCGCGCGTTTCTGGCCGACTTGGAAGCCGAACAAGGTCCCATCTCGTTTCGACATCTGGTTCTGGAAGCCATCGCCGCCGCCCAGCGCCGGGCGCTCGCCGAAAAAAAATTCCCCCCAACGCATTGCCGGTAAACCTTCGCGCACGCGCAAACGGACCAAACGTTCCGCACGCCGCAAAAAAATTTGAATTTCGCCTGGCTGGGGTCGAACGAAGTGAGCTCCCACCGGCTTCCGACACTCATTGTCAACCCACGCCAAAACCACGATAATACGCCCTGCCAAACAACCTCACCCTCGCCCTTCACCCCCTCGTTCCTCGCCCCTCATGACCATGCCCAAACTCGTTGCCCAAGCCATCACGTTTGACGATGTTCTACTGCTTCCGCGGTACAGCCAGGTGGTGCCGGCCGAGGTGAGTGTCGGCACGCGGCTGACCCGGAACATTCGGCTTAACATTCCACTGGTCAGCTCGCCCATGGACACCGTGACCGAAAGCGACATGGCAATTGCCCTGAGCCAAGAAGGCGGGCTGGGCGTCATTCATAAGAATATGAGTGTCGAGCGGCAGACGGAAGAAGTCGACAAGGTGAAGCGCAGCGCCAACGGCATTATTTTCGATCCCGTCACGCTGCCGCCGACAGCAACGGTAGCAAAGGCGCGCGAGGTGATGAATCAGGCCAACATCTCCGGCGTACCGATCACTGCTAGCGCTAGCAATAAAAAGCTGCTGGGAATCATCACGCGGCGTGATTTGCGGTTCCTCGAGAGCAGCGACACGCCCATCAGCGAAATTATGACGCGGCACAACCTCGTGACAGCACAGGGGACTGTAACGCTTGCGGAAGCTGAGAAGATTTTGATGGCAAATAAGGTCGAGAAACTTTTGCTGGTTGACGAAGATTATACGCTGACGGGCCTGATTACCATCAAAGACATCGACATGCAGAAGCGGTTTCCCAATGCTTGCAAAGACAAGCTGGGAAGGCTGCGTGTCGGAGCCGCCATTGGCGTTCACGACTTTGAACGGGCCGAAAGTCTGATCGCCAAGGCGGTGGATGTGTTAGTGGTCGACAGTGCTCACGGGCATTCGTCGAACGTGATCGAGACCGTCAAACAGATCAAAAAACGCTGGGAGAAAATTGACGTCGTCGCCGGAAACGTGGCGACCAAACAAGGCGCGGCCGACCTGATTGCAGCCGGAGCCGACGCGGTGAAAGTGGGCATCGGGCCAGGTTCCATTTGCACCACGCGGGTGATTTCCGGAGTGGGCGTGCCGCAAATTACGGCGATTATGGATGCGGCTGCCGCGGCCGAAGCGGCGGGCGTGCCCATCATTGCCGACGGAGGCATTCGCTATAGCGGAGACATTACGAAAGCGATTGCGGCCGGGGCCAGCGTGGTGATGATCGGCGGATTGTTCGCCGGCACCGCGGAAAGCCCGGGACAGCAAATTTTGTATCAAGGCAGAACGTTCAAGGTGTACCGAGGCATGGGTTCCTTGGGCGCCATGGTCGCTGGATCGAGCGAACGGTATCGGCAGGCGGTGAAGCGCGGCGAGGAAGCCCGCAGCGCCAGCAAGTTGGTGCCCGAGGGCGTCGAAGGGCGCGTGCCGTTCAAAGGACCGCTGAGCAGTTTTGTGTATCAGTTGGTGGGCGGATTGAAAGCGGGGATGGGTTATTTGGGAACGCGCGACATTGACGAGTTGCGCAAGGAAGCACAATTCATACAAGTTTCGCACGCCAGTGTGCGGGAGAGTCATCCACATGACATCGCCATTACGCAGGAAGCACCCAACTACAGCGCGGAGTATTCGGGAGACGAATAGCAGCCCATCGCACGAGTTAGGCGGCGCGGACGCCGCGTCAAATTCGAAGTTGGAAATTCGAATGACGAATGAAGCTGGAAGGACAGAAATTCGAAGTTCGCAATTCAAAAAATACCGATCGGGGATTGTGGCGCTTTACATCATCGCGCTGTTTGCGGCGTTGGAGATGGGACATTTAGCTGTGGCCCGGGCCGATTACGATTCGGCCACGGTAGTACCGGGCACGCGCTTGGTGTGGCACCCAGTGCGGCCGCAACGAACCGACGACAGCGCTAGCGGCGAGCGTTCGGATGATTCGGCTTCGGGCAAAAAAGACGCCGATAAGTCGGCTGACACGACTGCCGAAAAGAAAGCGGACTGCGGCAAAGATGACTGCGTCGACAGCGCCAAGCCAGCGGACATCGCCACCGGCAAGAATGCCCCAGCGCGAAGCGCGAACGTGGAAAATTTAGAGGGCAACAAAGTCGCGGGGCAAAAGCATCCGGTGATTGCCGCCGGATACGACGAGGACCAATCGGGCCAGTACGATCGATTGCGGAAAACCATTCGGCCGGCGGGCGGGCCCATTTTGGTTGGCGGCGCGAACTCGTCAAACGTGGCGCTGACCGATCCGTTCGGCGACAATTTGCCGTCGGTCAAAACTTCGCACCGGATTGCGATGACGCCGCCGGAAGAAATCGACAGCTTGCCGGCGCCTGTGCAAAACGAAGCCGCTCCGCTGCGGATTGAATCGGCGGAACAAGATTCGAACGAGCCGACGCCGCCGGAATCGCTGCGCAGCGGCGAGCCGAAGCGCACCGTAGACACGTATCAAACGCAAATTTCCGGGCCGCCTGCGCCCGATTTGTTGCCCGGTGCCGAACCGGTTCCCTCGTATACCAGGCAGCCCGCGAAGAATCCGGAGGAAGCCTGCCGCGACGAGTACAACCAAATTAAGGCGCTGACGCTGGAGAAGTTGAGCATCGACATCACGCCGCCGGGCGCGAATGCCAAAGGAGACCAGGTTCCGTTTGAATGCTCGCTGAGCACCGATGCGTTTGTGCCGCGCAATTGGCAATGCCTGACGTACACGTGGAAGGCGTCGGCGCTGTGTCACAAGCCGCTATACTTTGAAGAAGACAGCATCGAGCGCTACGGGCACTCGTGGGGTCCGCTGGGATTTGAAGACGCGCAGACGTACATTCACTTCTTTGGCGATTTGGTGCTGCTGCCGTACAACGTGGGCGTGCAGACACCGTGCGAGTGCGATTACGCTTTGGGTTATTACCGCGTGGGCGATTGTGCCCCGTGGATTTGCGATCCGTTTCCGCTTAGCTGCCGCGGTCTGCTGACCGGCGCGATTGGCTACTGCGGCGTGGCGGCGCTGTTTCCGTAAAATTGCGGTCGGCAATCATCGAAAACGATGGAAGCCCTGGGGTTGCAACCCCAGGGCTTTTTTGTTTACTGGAAGCGGGATTTTTATGTTGATTCTTAGCCGAGACAAGGTGCGCGAGGTGGACCGCCGGGCCGTGGCCGAGTACGGCATGAGCGGGCTGGTGCTGATGGAAAACGCTGGGCGGGGCGCGACGGATGTGCTGTGCAGCCAATGGGCAGGGGGCGGCAGGTTCGCAGATCCGCGGATGGTAGTGGTGTGCGGTAAGGGGAACAACGGCGGCGATGGATTTGTAATTGCCAGGCACTTGGATTTGCGCGGCTGGCCGGTGATGGTGCTGTTGCTGGCCGAACCGAAGGAATTGCGGGGCGATGCGGCGGCGAATTTCGGGATTCTCGAAAAAGCCGGATTGGAAATTCAAACGTTTGGAGCGCCGCTGGATGAGGCGCGCTTTCGCGCGGCGCTGGCGGGGGCCGGATATTTAGTCGATGCGATTTTGGGGACCGGCGCCACGGGGGAGCCGAAATCGCCGTATGCCGAAGCCATCAATCTGATGAACGCCAGCGGCGTGCCGATTCTCGCCGTCGATTTGCCCAGCGGATTAGATTGCGACACCGGCGCGGCGGCGCGGCATACGATTCGGGCGGCGAATACGGCCACGTTTGTGGCGGCCAAGCCAGGATTTTTTGTGGCCGGCGCAGATCAATACGTGGGGGAAATTCACGTGTGCGACATCGGCGTGCCGCGACGGTTGGTGGAGGAGGTTGCGCGCTCGGCACGCTAAGCCGCAAGCGGATGGCGATATTCCCCATTCCACACTCCCCATTCGTCGTCGTCATTCACGCGATGATGTCTTTGATGACCTTGCCGCTGGTGATGGTGAGGCGTTCATCGCGGCCGTTGTGCTGGAAGGTGAGCTGCTCGTGATCGAGTCCGAGCAGGGCCAGCACCGTGGCGTGAATGTCGTGGATGTGGGCCTTGTTTTCGACGGCGTAGAGGCCGATTTCGTCGGTCGCGCCGTAAACCGTGCCCGGCTTGATGCCGCCGCCGGCCATCCACATGGTGAAACCATAAGGATTATGATCGCGGCCAGTGCCGCTTTCGCTCATCGGCGTGCGGCCGAACTCGCCGCCCCAAATCACGAGCGTGCTGTCGAGCAAGCCGCGCTGCTTAAGATCTTTAAGCAGGCCGGCAATGGGGCGATCGGTTTCTTTGCAATACTGGCTGTGATTGCCTTCCACATCGGTGTGGGCGTCCCATTTGCTGCCGGAGCCCATGTAGAGCTGCACGAAGCGGACGCCCCGTTCCACCAGCCGGCGGGCGAATAAACAGTTGCGGCCGTTGGCGGCGGTGGCTTGCTGATCGATGCCGTACAGAGCAAGCGTGTCGGCAGTTTCGCCGGAAATGTCAGTGGCTTCCGGAGCGGCGGACTGCATGCGATAGGCGAGTTCGTAGGAGGCGATGCGGGCTTCGAGGTCTTTGTCGTCCTCGCGGCCCAGAAGATGTTGGCGGTTCAGTTGCTGGATGAAATCCAGTTCGCTGCGTTCCCGTGCGGCGGAGTAACCGGCTGGCGGATCGACGTGCAAGATGGGCGTTTTGCCGTCTCGGAATTTGGTGCCCTGGTACGTGGCGGGCATGAAGCCGGTGCTCCATTGGCGGCTGCCGCCGGGTGGTTCTTGGGGATAATCGGTCAGCACTACGTAGCCCGGCAGGTTTTCGCAGGCTGTGCCGAGACCGTAGAGAACCCAGGAGCCCATACAGGGGCGGCCCATGAGAATGCTGCCGGTGTTCATTTCGCAGACGCTGCCGACGTGGGTGAGTCCATCGGCCCAGCACGATTGAATGACGGCGATGTCGTCGACACAGGTGGCGATTTCGGGGAGCCAATCGCTGACCCAAATTCCGGATTGGCCATACTGTTTGAATTTCCGGGGGCTGGCCATCAGCGGCGTGTTGGCGGTTTTGCCCATGGCGGTTTCGGGGCGAGCGAAACTGGCCGGCAATGGTTGGCCAGCGAGCTTGTTCAGCGTGGGCTTGGGATCAAACAGATCGAGATGGCTGGGTCCGCCGTCGATGAAGCACCAGATGACCGATTTGGCTTTGGCTGAGAACATCGGCGATTTGGGCGACAGCGGATTGAGCGCGGCGGCTGTGAGATCTCCGGCGAGGGCGCTGTCGGTTCCGGCGCGGGCAATGGACGAAGCATCGCGGCTCAAGAGCGACCACAGGGCCAGCGCGCCGAAACCGCCGCCGGCGCGGAAGAGAAAATCGCGCCGGGAATGGGCGGATTCGTGGTGAGGAATGAGGGACATGTTTATAAAGCCGCGACCGGTGGTCGCGCTGAAAGTAAATTACGTTTTACACTGCTCGCGCGACCGACGGTCGCGGCTTTATACAGCAGGATCAGTCGACGTACAAAAATTCGTTGGTACACATCAGGGCGTGGCATAGATCGACCACGGCGGCGGCTTTGGCGCGATCGACTTTGGAGGGCAGAGGGAGAGGGAGTTGTTTCTCGTCGGGCGGTGCGGCCTCGGCGGTGATGGTGGCGGCCTGGGCGTCGACGAACTTTTCGGCGGCGGTGATTTCGTTTTCTTGCGGCGGGCGGCCAAAGGCTTGGGTGTATGCTTCGCGCACCAATTTGGCTTCGTCGAGTTGTCCGTGCTGGTCGCAGTCGGAGAGCAGTTTTCCGCTCCAGTGTCGGGCTGCGGCCTGGGTATCTTCGCCGTTGAGCATTTCCAAAGCTTGCGGAGCCGTGATGGTGGCGGTGCGGCGCGGGCAACTGTTTTGCATATCGGGCTGATCGTACGACTGCAACAGGGGAAGCCGCATGTTTCGCTGCGCGAGAACGTAAATGGAGCGGCGATTGCGGTCGGCGGGCTTTTGATCAGCGTCCCAACCGTACTTGGAATCTTCCAGCACTTGGGGCAACTCCGGCTTGGCGCTGGGGCCGTACATGCGCAGATTCAGTTGGCCGGAAACTTGCAACTGAGCATCGCGGAGCTGTTCGCCTTCGAGCCGCTGGCGGCGCGCGTGCCAGAGCAAATTATCGGCGGCGTCGGCAGTTAAGGCGGCGGCTTGGGCGGCGGACGATGGATCGATTTTTGACGATTGGCAATACGTAGCGGAGAGGACGATGAGCCGTTGGATGGGCTTGAGATGCCAACCCTCGGCAATGAATTCGTAGGCCAGCCAATCGAGCAGTTCTTGATGCGAGGGATTTCCACCCATGGCGCCGAAATCATTGGGCGTGGCGACGATGCCCTGGCCAAAATGATTGGCCCACAGGCGATTGACCATGACGCGGGCGGTCATGGGATTGTCGGCGCGGGTGAGCCACTCGGCCAGCGCAGTGCGGCGGCCGGTGGAAGCGGGCTTTTCGGGGGGCGGGGTAATTTCCGGTTCGCTGGCGCCCAAAAAGGCGGGGAAGCCGGGCGCGACTTCCTGCTCCGGCCGGAGATAATTGCCGACGGCCAGGACGCAGGTGGGGGGTGGTTGACCGTCGCCATCGGCCACGGCCATGGCGGTGGGTAAGGACTCGGGCTTGATGGCATCGTACTTCGACAGCTCCTCCATCTGCTGATCGTACTGTTTTCGTTCGTCCGGATTGCAGCGGCGATAGGCGCGTGCGATGCGGGAATCGATCCATTCTTCGGCCTCGGCGACGAGCTGTTTTTGGAAGCAGGAGCGTTTTTCCGGCGGCGTGTTGATGGCGGCCAAGGTTTGCGAATCGTAGGCGGCAATGGCGTCTTGTCGGGCGGCTTCGCGCTCGTCGGACAGCTCGTTGTCGATGCGATCGCGGATGGGCTTGGTGGCCTGCTCCCACGTTTCCATGCGCTTGTCGTAATTTTCGACCTGGTCTATGGACGCAATGGACACACCATCGGCAGGCAGGATGGCGGCAAAACAGGCCTGGAGGCGGTAAAAATCGGTCTGCTTGATGTCGTCAAACTTATGATCGTGGCAGCGGGCACAACCGATGGTCAGGCCCAGGAAGGCCAGGCCGGTGTTCTCGGTGATGTCGTCGAGGATTTCCTGGCGCTGCTGCACCATGTTGGAAGCGTTGATATCTTCCGGGTAGAGGCGAATGAAACCGGTGGCGATGAGGGCATCTGGATTGTTGGGCTCCAATTCGTCGCCGGCGATTTGCTGGCGGACGAAGCGGTCGTAGGACAGATCGCTGTTGAAGGCGCGGATGACGTAGTCGCGATAACGATGGGCGTCGAGACGGAGGCCATCTTTTTTGAAACCTTCGGTCTCGCTGTAGCGGACGACGTCGAGCCAGTGCTGGGCCCAGCGTTCGCCGTAGCGCGGCGAGGCCAACAAGCGATCGACCACTTTGGTGTAAGCGTCGGGAGAGTGGTCGGCCAAAAAGGCGGCCTGTTCTTCCGGCGTCGGCGGCAGACCGGTTAAATCGAACGTGACGCGCCGCAGGAGCGTGAGCTTATCGGCCGCATTGTTGGGCTGGAGTCCGGCGGCTTCGAGCTTTTGACCGATAAAATCGTCGATGGGGTTGTGGGCCCAGCCGTGCAATTTGCTGAGCGTGGGAACATTAGGACGGGTGAGCGGACGGAAAGGCCAATCGCCAATTTTGAACAGCCCGGTTTTGGCGGAGTTTGAGCTCGAGCTGGAAGGCAAGGGCTTGGCGCCCGAGGCAGGTTTTAAAATGCCGGTCGGGGGCGAAACTGCGGCGATGGCTCCGTCGGCTTGCTTGGCGGCAACAATCGCGTGCGCAGCGGGGGATGAATCCAGACCGACTTGGTCCTTCGCCAGGGCGCAAGTTGCTCCTGCGGAGAGCCAAATCAATAGGTTAAACAGTATTCTAACCGTGTGGCCCGCATATCCATTGCGTGGCCGGGCCGCCTGGACAGCGGCGAGCCCCTGGTTGGGGATCATGCGTGTGGAACCTCTGGCGCGAGAGCGTCGGGGTACGTGTGTGTGGAAAAAAGGGTGAGTGTGTTGTGGCGGCTTATATTAGTGTCTAACCGCCATTTTTGGCAATCAAGGTTTTTTCGTATTTCGGGAGCAATTCTTGCCAATTGCGGGAGTAAAACTGCTGTTGTATGCTGAAGGGGTGTAAAGAGTTAGGAATTAGGCGATGGTTCGATGCGGGTGGTTGGGTGTAAGTGGGGACATTGCCTGGGGCGAATAACCCTCGCAATATACTCTTATTGGTTAGCGAATTTGGCCGCCGGGTGACAGCAGCGCTCCGCCGGGCGAATTGAATATAGAAGGACAATAGTTATGACATCCTACGCACACCCTGAGGTGTTGGTTTCCACCGTCTGGGTGGCCGAGCATCTCAACGATAACAGCATCCGGATTGTGGAATCGGACGAAGACGTGCTTTTGTATACCCAGGGGCACATTCCCGGGGCGGTGAAAATCGATTGGCATACCGATTTGCAGGACGCAATTGTGCGCGATTACATCGGGACGCAGCGGTTTGCCGGGCTGTGCCAGTCGAAGGGAATCGAAAACGACACGACAGTGGTGTTTTACGGCGACAAAAATAACTGGTGGGCCTGCTACGCGTTTTGGGTGTTCAAGCTGTACGGTCACGAAAAATGCCTGATTATGGACGGGGGACGGAAACGGTGGGAATTGGATGGGCGGGCGTGGACGCGCGATGCGGAGCCGACCTATCCGCAGACTCGTTACGTGGCCAAGGAGCCCGATTTGTCGATCCGAGCCTTCCGTGAAGAAACCCTGAAGCACAGCCGGGGCGGCAAGCCGCTGGTGGACGTGCGCTCCAACGGCGAATACACCGGCGAGCTGCTGCACATGCCGGACTATCCGCAGGAAGGAGCGTTGCGCGGCGGGCATATTCCGGGGGCGGTGAGCATTCCGTGGTCGAAGGCGGTGCAAGAAGATGGCACGTTCAAGCCGGCCAAGGAACTGGAAAAGTTGTACTGCAAAGAAAACGGCCTAAGCCGCCGGGGCCGGACCATTGCCTACTGCCGGATTGGCGAACGGAGCAGCCACACGTGGTTTGTGCTGAAATATCTACTGGGCTTTGGCAACGTGAAAAATTACGACGGCTCCTGGACCGAATGGGGCAACATGGTCGGCATGCCGATTGCCAAGGGGAGCGAGCCGGGCGGGGTGGCCGCACCAGAAAAACCGCAGACGGCGGTGGCGGGGTGAACATGCCCGTTGCCAGGCTGGATGAAATTGTCGGCGAGTTTGCTGATTTGGAGCCGCGGGAGCGGTTGGAACTGCTGCTGGAGTTTGCGGAGAATTTGCCGCCGCTTCCGGCCAAATACGAAGCGGAACGCGATGCCGGGCTGCACCGGATTGCGGAGTGTCAAACGCCGACGTTCATTTGGGTGGAACTGGTCGAGGGGCGCGTGGAAATTCACGCTTATGTTGCGCCTGAAGCGCCCACGGTTAAGGGCTTTGTGGGAATTCTGATTGACGCTTTCAACGGAGCCACGCCCGAGGACGTGCTGAGCACACCGGAAGATTTGCTCAAGCGGTTGGGCTTGCTGGAATCGCTGGGGATGGTTCGGATGCGCGGGTTAGCGGCGGTGCAGCATTACATCAGGCAGCAAGTGCGGAAAGCGGCGACTGGACGGGAGAGTGCATGATGCACGGCGATCAGCGCTGGGCAAGCCCAGCGGCTATGTTGCGAATCGCCTTCTCACGTCATTTTGCGCACCAACCAATCGCCGAGGCGCGGAAACAGATGGATGGCGGCGATGAACAGGCGGGCCAGGGGGGGGTAAATGAGTTCCGGCTGGCGGCGGCGGCAGGCGGTGAGAATGGCCTGCGAAAGTTTTTCCGGACGCACTGGCGAAATTCGCACGCCGGCTCCCGGTTTGGCGGCGCGCGGGGGCAGGCCTTCCAGTTGATCGGCATAACGATCGGCGGCATCGTCCCGGGCGATGGGACCGGGTGAAACCAAAAGCACGTGCACGCCTTGCGGTTGCAGTTCTAAGCGAAGTTGCTGCGTGTATGCGGCCAGGGCGAACTTGGTGGCGGCATACGCGCCGACATAGCGGCTGGCGGATTTTCCCGACAGCGAGCCGATGTTGACGATTTGCCCGCGGCTGCGGAGCAAATGGGGCACCGCCGCCCGAGTGCAACGGACGGCGCTGAGAAAGTTGATGTCCATTAAGTTGGCGAAATCTTCGGGGGTGGTATCGAGCAGAGCGCCGCGGGTGGAGCGGCCGACGTTGTTGATCAGGACATCGAGGCGGCCGAAATGACGGACCGTTTGCTCGATGAGGTGTTCGACCTGATTTTGCTGCGTGACATCGGCGGGAATGGCGAGCACTTGGGCGCCTGAGACCCGCAGATCGGCGGCGACGGTTTCCAGTGTGTCGGCGGAGCGGGCGGAAACGACGACCTGAGCTCCGGAACGGGCAAAAGCTTGGGCCAAGGCGCGGCCCAATCCGCTGGAACCGCCGGTGATGAGCACCACTTTACCGGGCCAGAAGCCGGTGGCTTGACGCGCTTTAGGCGCGGTTACGGGCAAGGGCAGGGGAGGGTCACCGGCGGCAACCACAGCCACGCTGAGAGCGGCTGAAGGGGTCGGCGATGAGCCGCGCGGGGGCATGGCTGATATCTCGCTCATCGGCATTCAAATGATTCGTAGCGGTTCAATCGAACCCAGCTCTGTTCAATTTTAGTCTAACCCTGGGCCGGATGTTTGGCCAGCACAATTGGCGGTCGTGGCCCAATCTGAAAAATGTAGTGGCGTCTGTCCCTAGACGCCGGCAATTTTTTCGAACAAAACGGCTGAGGACAGCCGTCGCTACATCTATTTTCTTCCACATTGGGCCACTACCCATTTGGCTGCATTGTGCTTGCCCGATGCGAATAAAGTCCGTACGATGCGGCACGAAGACGTCTTTGCGCCTTCGTCAGCGGCACGTCAA
Coding sequences within:
- a CDS encoding NAD(P)H-hydrate epimerase, with amino-acid sequence MLILSRDKVREVDRRAVAEYGMSGLVLMENAGRGATDVLCSQWAGGGRFADPRMVVVCGKGNNGGDGFVIARHLDLRGWPVMVLLLAEPKELRGDAAANFGILEKAGLEIQTFGAPLDEARFRAALAGAGYLVDAILGTGATGEPKSPYAEAINLMNASGVPILAVDLPSGLDCDTGAAARHTIRAANTATFVAAKPGFFVAGADQYVGEIHVCDIGVPRRLVEEVARSAR
- a CDS encoding DUF1501 domain-containing protein — translated: MSLIPHHESAHSRRDFLFRAGGGFGALALWSLLSRDASSIARAGTDSALAGDLTAAALNPLSPKSPMFSAKAKSVIWCFIDGGPSHLDLFDPKPTLNKLAGQPLPASFARPETAMGKTANTPLMASPRKFKQYGQSGIWVSDWLPEIATCVDDIAVIQSCWADGLTHVGSVCEMNTGSILMGRPCMGSWVLYGLGTACENLPGYVVLTDYPQEPPGGSRQWSTGFMPATYQGTKFRDGKTPILHVDPPAGYSAARERSELDFIQQLNRQHLLGREDDKDLEARIASYELAYRMQSAAPEATDISGETADTLALYGIDQQATAANGRNCLFARRLVERGVRFVQLYMGSGSKWDAHTDVEGNHSQYCKETDRPIAGLLKDLKQRGLLDSTLVIWGGEFGRTPMSESGTGRDHNPYGFTMWMAGGGIKPGTVYGATDEIGLYAVENKAHIHDIHATVLALLGLDHEQLTFQHNGRDERLTITSGKVIKDIIA
- the guaB gene encoding IMP dehydrogenase, yielding MPKLVAQAITFDDVLLLPRYSQVVPAEVSVGTRLTRNIRLNIPLVSSPMDTVTESDMAIALSQEGGLGVIHKNMSVERQTEEVDKVKRSANGIIFDPVTLPPTATVAKAREVMNQANISGVPITASASNKKLLGIITRRDLRFLESSDTPISEIMTRHNLVTAQGTVTLAEAEKILMANKVEKLLLVDEDYTLTGLITIKDIDMQKRFPNACKDKLGRLRVGAAIGVHDFERAESLIAKAVDVLVVDSAHGHSSNVIETVKQIKKRWEKIDVVAGNVATKQGAADLIAAGADAVKVGIGPGSICTTRVISGVGVPQITAIMDAAAAAEAAGVPIIADGGIRYSGDITKAIAAGASVVMIGGLFAGTAESPGQQILYQGRTFKVYRGMGSLGAMVAGSSERYRQAVKRGEEARSASKLVPEGVEGRVPFKGPLSSFVYQLVGGLKAGMGYLGTRDIDELRKEAQFIQVSHASVRESHPHDIAITQEAPNYSAEYSGDE
- a CDS encoding PH domain-containing protein, with the translated sequence MSTAEAETQIWTGNPSQWAGLGTYFWCVLLAIIFGVAAVLVHPYFWLGLLLPLLIAFTKFCRIKATRYTLTSQRLKIYTGIVDRKEVEIELFRLRDLSMDQSFLQRLVNVGTVEALSSDKDAPGIFLRWVNKPDVVKDLLRTHIMQSRQATGTRDIDLTNTTN
- a CDS encoding TIGR03067 domain-containing protein; translation: MRRFKIVLFVSLFAGWSVSYASSAGDDTQAWQGTWKLVSCMANGTAQMADMQWIVSGSQYTVRLNGQSAAVPYVFKLDLEQKHIDVFHHDTPAGTFGGRFKGIYDAQGNSLRVCYDLKGQKYPKSFDASRGSAQVLYEFQRSGN